Proteins found in one Terribacillus sp. DMT04 genomic segment:
- a CDS encoding ABC transporter permease: MYIVKRLLTMLLTIWVIASLTFLIMKFIPGDPFASDADVLPEEVLQNMRAKYNLDEPIAVQYVLYMKDLVTFDLGYSIQSETRSVNSIIADGAPASALLGLQAMIVALIFGLLLGIIAALNQNKALDYVSMFIAIIGISVPSFILAPLLIKYFAVEWGMLPVASWGTWQHSILPTLALAATPLAVIARFMRSSMLEVTNQNYIKTADAKGLSKSKLVIRHGIRNAILPVISFIGPLFVSLITGTFVIEKIFAIPGIGRYFVDSIFNRDYPVIMGTTIFFSTLLVLTLFIIDISYRYIDPRIKLTSGGE, translated from the coding sequence ATGTATATTGTAAAACGATTACTTACCATGCTGCTTACGATATGGGTCATAGCGAGTTTGACATTTTTGATCATGAAATTTATCCCTGGTGATCCGTTTGCATCGGATGCCGATGTGCTGCCGGAAGAAGTGCTACAAAATATGCGAGCGAAGTATAACTTGGATGAGCCAATTGCTGTGCAATACGTCTTATATATGAAGGATTTAGTGACATTTGATCTGGGATACTCCATTCAATCCGAAACTAGATCGGTTAATTCTATTATTGCCGATGGTGCACCAGCTTCCGCGCTACTAGGATTGCAAGCAATGATCGTCGCATTAATTTTCGGACTGCTGCTAGGAATTATCGCAGCATTGAATCAAAACAAAGCACTGGATTATGTGTCTATGTTTATCGCCATTATCGGTATCTCAGTCCCTAGCTTTATCCTGGCTCCGCTATTAATTAAGTACTTTGCCGTTGAGTGGGGGATGTTACCAGTAGCCTCATGGGGGACTTGGCAGCATTCTATTCTGCCAACACTCGCATTAGCCGCAACACCGCTAGCTGTTATTGCGCGGTTTATGCGGTCAAGTATGCTCGAGGTAACAAATCAAAACTACATCAAGACAGCAGATGCTAAAGGGCTGTCAAAATCAAAGCTAGTCATCAGACATGGCATTCGAAATGCGATTTTACCGGTCATTTCTTTTATTGGACCACTCTTTGTATCGTTAATTACCGGAACCTTCGTTATCGAAAAGATATTCGCTATTCCAGGGATCGGCCGTTATTTTGTAGATAGTATTTTTAACCGCGATTATCCGGTCATTATGGGTACTACCATCTTTTTCAGTACCTTGCTCGTGTTGACGTTATTCATCATTGATATTTCTTACCGTTACATTGACCCAAGAATAAAACTAACAAGTGGAGGGGAGTAA
- a CDS encoding M55 family metallopeptidase, with protein sequence MKIFISADMEGISGVATNQQLKTNSEYQRFRKLMTADVNATIEGAFNGGATEVVVADGHGNMSNILVEELDARARLVSGNNRVMCQLEGLDDTFDAIMFVGHHGREAGSERAVISHTLAGICVNEMKINGKVVGETEMNTLVAGSFHVPAIFISGDDAYVKEVQETLPDVKAAVTKRAVDRFAAELIHPEIAQKEIREKAEGAVKNAKSYKPLRTEGPVTFDIELKGPQQAMMTTTLPTVTLTGPRSIRFTCDNMVTAYKHMWGCVIIAMTATNGVLGSVNA encoded by the coding sequence ATGAAGATCTTTATTTCAGCAGATATGGAAGGTATTTCAGGAGTAGCAACCAACCAGCAGTTAAAAACAAATTCCGAGTATCAGCGATTCAGAAAGCTCATGACAGCAGATGTAAATGCTACTATCGAGGGTGCTTTCAACGGCGGGGCCACAGAGGTGGTCGTAGCGGATGGGCATGGCAATATGTCCAACATACTAGTAGAAGAGTTGGATGCTCGTGCAAGACTTGTGTCTGGTAATAACCGCGTCATGTGTCAGCTAGAAGGATTAGATGATACGTTCGACGCTATTATGTTTGTTGGTCATCATGGACGTGAAGCAGGATCAGAACGCGCAGTCATTAGTCACACTTTGGCAGGTATTTGTGTAAATGAAATGAAAATCAATGGCAAGGTCGTTGGCGAAACAGAAATGAACACGCTTGTAGCGGGCAGCTTTCATGTCCCTGCTATTTTCATCAGTGGTGATGATGCTTACGTAAAAGAAGTCCAAGAAACATTACCAGACGTAAAAGCTGCTGTCACCAAGCGTGCTGTAGATCGTTTCGCGGCCGAGTTGATTCATCCAGAAATTGCTCAAAAAGAAATTCGTGAAAAGGCCGAGGGAGCAGTGAAGAATGCAAAGTCCTATAAACCGCTACGAACAGAAGGTCCTGTTACGTTCGATATCGAGTTAAAGGGGCCGCAGCAGGCGATGATGACAACAACGCTGCCTACAGTAACCTTAACTGGTCCAAGAAGCATTCGTTTCACGTGTGACAATATGGTAACCGCCTACAAACATATGTGGGGCTGCGTAATCATTGCCATGACAGCTACAAATGGTGTACTTGGCAGCGTGAATGCCTAG
- a CDS encoding ABC transporter ATP-binding protein → MLEHLLEVNNLEVRFKTYGGEVQAVRDVSFHVDKGEILAIVGESGSGKSVTVQSIMGLIPTPPGKIKNGEVLLEGQDLLKLSKREMQKVKGSKISMVFQDPMTSLNPTMKVGKQITESITAHQDIKGQEAKERAIEMIRLVGISNPAERYNQYPHEFSGGMRQRIMIAIALACHPQVLLADEPTTALDVTIQAQVLDLMKNLRDELDTSIILITHDLGVVAETAERVAVMYGGMIVETAPVNELFNNPKHPYTWGLLESIPDIHAADKKRLVPIDGAPPDLFSPPKGCPFAPRCKYAMDVCVEAMPPAFSIEHGHEAKCWLNDSRTPALQELAAGREQL, encoded by the coding sequence ATGTTGGAACACTTACTAGAAGTGAACAATCTGGAAGTTCGTTTTAAAACATATGGAGGAGAAGTGCAAGCCGTTCGGGATGTTTCCTTCCATGTGGATAAAGGAGAGATCTTAGCGATAGTTGGAGAGAGCGGCAGCGGAAAAAGTGTTACTGTGCAGTCCATCATGGGCCTCATCCCAACTCCGCCAGGCAAAATAAAGAACGGAGAAGTACTCCTAGAAGGACAGGATCTGCTAAAGCTATCCAAACGAGAAATGCAAAAAGTAAAAGGTTCAAAGATTAGTATGGTCTTTCAAGATCCGATGACATCATTGAATCCTACCATGAAGGTCGGCAAACAAATTACGGAAAGCATTACAGCACACCAAGATATAAAAGGGCAAGAAGCGAAAGAACGCGCGATTGAAATGATTCGTCTTGTCGGTATCTCCAATCCTGCAGAACGATATAATCAGTATCCGCATGAATTCAGCGGGGGGATGCGGCAGCGAATTATGATTGCTATTGCACTTGCTTGTCATCCACAAGTTCTATTAGCCGATGAACCTACGACAGCATTAGATGTTACCATCCAAGCCCAAGTGTTGGACTTGATGAAGAACCTCCGAGATGAACTAGATACTTCCATTATATTAATTACCCATGACCTTGGCGTTGTAGCCGAGACAGCAGAACGAGTAGCGGTTATGTATGGCGGCATGATTGTCGAAACGGCACCAGTAAATGAACTATTCAACAATCCAAAGCATCCTTATACGTGGGGACTGCTAGAGTCGATTCCAGATATCCATGCAGCAGATAAAAAGCGATTGGTGCCAATTGACGGCGCACCACCAGATTTGTTTTCTCCACCGAAAGGTTGTCCTTTTGCACCGCGCTGTAAATACGCGATGGACGTTTGTGTCGAAGCAATGCCTCCTGCGTTTTCCATCGAGCATGGACACGAGGCGAAATGCTGGCTGAACGATTCACGAACACCAGCCCTACAAGAATTAGCAGCCGGGAGGGAGCAGCTATGA
- a CDS encoding ABC transporter permease, translated as MEERRVTVDDSLFRPLSPENRGHDPIQRPSMSVWKETILNVVKNKMAVLGFTLLVVIAFFAIAGPHMVPFDPAKQELGNTNVAPNSEHWFGSDDLGRDVWSRTWYGARVSLTIGLVAAAIDIIIGVTVGGISGYMAGRSKFGDRIDGSLMRIVEILYGIPYLLIVILLMVIMEPGVTSIIIALSVTGWVGMARIIRGQILQLKSQEYVLAAQKMGTSHGKIIWRHLIPNTAGIIIVNLTFTIPQAIFAESFLSFLGLGVQAPFASWGTMANDSLGVILSGQWWRLFFPGFMIALTMFAFNAFGDGLQDALDPKANK; from the coding sequence ATGGAAGAAAGACGCGTTACAGTTGATGATTCCCTTTTTCGCCCCTTATCACCAGAAAACAGGGGCCATGATCCGATCCAGCGCCCGAGTATGAGCGTGTGGAAAGAAACCATTCTTAACGTTGTAAAAAATAAGATGGCTGTACTTGGATTTACCTTGTTAGTCGTCATTGCCTTCTTTGCCATAGCTGGTCCGCATATGGTACCGTTCGATCCTGCTAAACAAGAACTGGGTAACACAAATGTTGCTCCGAACAGCGAGCATTGGTTCGGTTCCGATGATTTAGGTAGAGATGTTTGGTCCAGAACGTGGTATGGGGCTAGAGTATCGCTAACGATAGGTCTCGTTGCCGCAGCGATTGATATTATCATCGGGGTTACAGTTGGCGGTATCTCTGGTTATATGGCTGGCCGCAGTAAGTTTGGTGATCGAATTGATGGCTCTTTAATGCGTATCGTTGAAATTCTATACGGAATTCCGTATCTATTAATCGTTATTCTGCTGATGGTAATTATGGAGCCAGGTGTAACCTCAATTATTATCGCCTTATCTGTCACCGGCTGGGTAGGAATGGCCAGAATCATTCGCGGTCAGATCTTGCAGCTGAAATCCCAGGAATATGTACTGGCTGCACAAAAAATGGGGACTTCCCACGGAAAGATCATTTGGCGGCATTTGATTCCTAATACAGCTGGCATCATTATCGTCAATTTGACCTTTACCATACCGCAAGCAATCTTTGCTGAATCATTTCTCAGCTTTCTCGGCTTAGGAGTGCAAGCGCCGTTTGCCAGCTGGGGAACAATGGCGAACGATTCATTAGGTGTTATTTTAAGCGGGCAGTGGTGGCGTCTCTTTTTCCCAGGCTTTATGATTGCCCTCACCATGTTTGCCTTTAATGCATTCGGTGATGGTCTGCAAGATGCACTGGATCCGAAAGCGAATAAATAG